AAGTGAGAGGAGGTTGCTAGCAAGGGAGTAAATGATAGGTAAATGAGTCGGCTCAAATATTGGAATTGTTTAGGGAGTAATTGCAATATTGGAGCTATAGTATGCGAGAAAAGGGCCAAGTAAGTCGTAGCATAGGTAAATGTGTTTAGGGTTAGCACGAGTACCTGGAAAGGCCGTGACTTGGTACACCTTGGTGTACCCGTCCCTGTCAACGTTGTCCTTCTCCTCAAATTCCTCAACCTTGTAGGCCCGGAACTTGCGCTTTTCGAGCTCGGCGTTGAAATCGAAGTCCTCGGGTGGCCAGTCAGGAAAAACGTACCACCACCTAAGAGGCTTAAGAAAGGATAGGAAAATACCTGCACAAAAGCCTGGCGATCAGCCAATCTTTAAATTTCCTGTTTGAGCTGTAATGGCCGACCTCGAtcttttcctcctcctcgtcatGGTCGTTGGTGGAGGCctgtgtgtttaaaaaactcTGCGATTGACTCCCGTTTACGGGGGAAAAGGCGTTTTGAGATTCATCTATAAACATGGATTATATCAAAGCAAATTAGTGTAAATGAttttactaaaattaagtaaatacACACCGAACTGATTATCTGGTTTGGGAGAGGAATCCGGGGACATCAGTTATGggaaataaatagaaaCGAAAGCAAATAAACCttatataatattgaaaaataacattaaataaatattaacataaatgagTGGGAATGTATCTGTGAATGATAGAAGATTGTGGATTGAAAATATCAACGTGGAGTATGCGGAGAATCGGGAGAATTCAATTCATTAAACAATCATTTTGCATCAATgtgttttttgtaaaaacTTTTTCGTTTTAGTATTTGAGTAAAACTAATTTGTCttgtaaaattattctAATTTAGAATATCAACAGCTGTACTCAATTAGTTGGTACATTCCCATTTGGatctaataattaattgtatagtatcattttttgtttcttGGAGAGTATTTATTAAGAAATCCAATATCGTGTTCAACAAGGGTAATAGCTAGAGCATCAATTTCGAGATTTAGCCTTCAACGTTAAGTGATTGTCGAAGGCTTTTAGTGGCTCGATTTTTAGCAATTCTTGTGTTTTCTCTATTCACTTTCAATAtcttttgatttaatttaaatttagcGTCTAGCATTGTGCCATAGTTGTATTCCTCGTAGCGAAGGATCGTTTACATGCCTTAAGCTAATCGGTGATACCAGTGGCTAAAATATAATCGTTTGATCATATTTTGATTTCaagtgtattaaaataaatttaggTGGAcctgaaaaggaaaattgTAATTAAAATGCTTTAAATTCAGATTTTTGTGAAACTGCAACctattttcaaaaaatttttatcagttgatttgtaaataattttgtcgtgtcatatttgtttaaagaACCTTTTGTAACATAGATTTGAAAAATTCGAGTTTTAGACCGGTTAGTAAAAGAGTAACCGGACACAAAAGTTTCATACACAATTACgcaaaaataatttagattTATACACATCCAGTTGaacaattgttaaaatgtCAACAGAGTTACTGAACATATCATTCCGTCTGATGACGGATAGAACCTTTTGCCTTTCGATGAAGTCGTCCTTGTTAATAAGTGACGTGAAAGTATTGATCCAGACGGACTCGGAAATAGCCCCCGAAAACCAGAGACTGATTTTCAAAGGGCAACTACTGAAGGACGAGTTTACACTCAAAAGCTACGGGGTGGAGTCAGGAAACACCATTCACGTGGTAGGAAGGCCAATTAGACCCCAAGAGACCGAGCCGTCAGGAGATAACGCACAACAGTCGACGGGCAACGATCGCGGCTCAGGAGAAGGATCAGAAGTAGTTGTAGATGGTCAGATATCAACCTCAGGCTCCAGAGGGATCGGGGTGCCAGTGGGTCTGTTCATGAGTCCAATCTACGCAACAATATCAGTATCCACGCCAGTGTCCAACGGGAGAGACAACTCGATGGAGCAAGTGGCAACACAGTTCTTCTCAGGAGTAGTCAACACGCTGTTGTCGTCATTCAACGGGACATCGACGGGGCAGAGCTCGCAAAGAGGTACAGCCCAAGCGGAGCAGCCGCGAGACGAGCTGGTGTCGGAGCTGGAAAAGTCTACAGGAATTTTGAAGAGGGTTACTTCGACCGTGAGTTCACTGAGCAGACTTGCATCGTCATCGATGTCCTCCGGCAGCAGCGCTAACAACGACTCAAGGACGGCACCAGAAACTACGACGACTGGCGACTCTGTAAACGTAGCCTCTGAAAACGCCGAAAATGCAGCGGACATATTCAATAGCAGAGAAGCATCAGCTTCTGACAAAGTGGAAACCGCTGCCGAAAGAAACGCAGTACAAAGTGGCATTTCACGCAAATCCTCACTCCGCAACAAAAAAAACGACTCACAGTCTCGTAGTAAGCCCAATTTAGTGGAAGTCATCGATAGGAGTAGTTCATATAGCTCCTCTAACGGCTTAGTGCTGGACCGTGGAGTTAGCAGTAGGTCAAGTAGGTTCAAACTGGAAAGGAGGTCGAACAGCGCTCCAGAGGGATATGACGGATACGCCGCATCCCTAAAACGCGGTAGTTCGAATCCGTCTAGATCTGAAGAAATGAAATACGAAGACTACGTATACGACAATCCATCGATTAACCAAACTAAAAAGGAGGACAAGGGCGAAGAGAGTGACGCGTTTGAAGcaagaagaggaaaagtGCGCCTAATGGACCCGGAGTTGGTAACGTCGAAGCTGCCTTGGGACTGCCTGTACAAGCTGGAGCAGCACGTGTACGAAATGAACTACGGGTACAAGGTGGACTACTCAGACTCAGTGAGCTACTCAAGGAACGGGGCGAGCGGAGGCACAGCCTCCAGAGGAGGAACCTTCATAAGAAGGCCCTCATTCACAAGAATTGAAATGTCATCGCCGTGTTACCTGGCAGACGAGCCGGTCTCGTTTAACATGTCTAGGAGCTCCTCGGAGGGCTCGGAGCACCAGAGAAGACTTATCGAGTCAGACGAGCCCTCGAGTCTCGACGAGTTCCTGGGAAGACTGGAGTCCCTCAACGCAAGACTCAACGAGACGATCAACAGGTACGACTCGGGCGACAGGACGACGCAGCTGGACACCTACAAGCACCTCTCCATGGTAATGGCAATTCAGTCGAGAATCTACGCCTCGATGTGCGCAATATTCTCCTGGATGCACATGCAGATGATCGCTCCCGATTTGGCAAGGAACTTCTCGAGCAGAATGGGCTGGAACGGCTCGGCCTCGGGCGCGCAGCTGACTCAGAGCGGCCCCCAGAACGATCAGGGCGGCTTCTCCTTCACCGCATGCAGCACCTACGTGCCGAGGGACCATGAGAACAGCGCCCAGAACACACACTCCTCAGAAAACAGCGAGGAGCCTAGGGAGAATTCATCAGCAGACGGGGCAACCGCAACGCCCAGCGCTGGCGCGGAGAGGCAGGGCACGCCGTTTGGACAAGACCAGGCGGGCACTGGCAGCCATAACGCCTGAAGCACCAGCACCTCACTCACCGGAGGCTGATCACTAAGACCATGAAAAGATGGATTCAGGGGGGAAGGAGCCTCTGAGTCTCCGGAGACGACAGGCGATGCGACCCAGTGAACGTCGTGCATAGAGGATCTAAGGAGTGAGCCGCACGAGCATGGTGATTAGTGCCACATTTCATAGCCGCGAATCACAACGTGGTTTAAcgatttaatttaatccTCATTTATGTTACGTGCGTAGATGGTGTTTAAGTTCCTGAAGTTGGATAGGCTGTCGAAGTCGACCGTCAGAACAGTAAACGCCTATATACgaaaatattattcagTCTTTGAGAAAGCGAGGTGAATAATAAGCGTTCAGGTCGCAATCGCATTTGGAATCTCGAATGGAATAGTATTCTGCTACACATACAAGACTCTAAGGGACAACAGGCCAAAGTTTGTAGATAAGGGTCGACCTCCAGGTATTATTAGGGTTAAATATGGGTAAAATTGGATGTGCTCTAATTGAAAATGGGTTTAAAAGTGTTTTAAATGACCTTCCACTGATTTGTGCATAAAATGATTGAAAAATCGGCAACTTTTGTGATGTAGATACTCTTTGAATATTTGTTCcagttatttaattatatgtatttaaaaagcACACAGATACCATGAATTTAAACGATTATTGCAATTAATGGCCTTTAGAATCGCACAGGATGGCcatttttaacaatatGGCCAGCACGTACGACTCACTCTTCGACAAGCCCTTAGAGGTAAGTATTCGTTAGTGGTAAttacattaataataagCGCACGTGTGTAAAACGATTGCGTAATTGATGGTTATTCAAGGCCAACAAGGTCAATAAGGCTAAAAGGGTCATACTGAAGAGCGCCAAGGGCCACGTTCTTGACGTGGCATCCGGCACCCTGAACAACCTACCTTTCTATAAGAACCTAGAGAGTCTCACAGCCATAGATAAGTCCCCTAACATGTGTTACGAGATGAGGAAAAAGATAGGTATGTTTGCAATTGTTCTTGGTCCAGTGCCCTTAAgtcaatatatatttgtgtgtaaGGCATAAAGGTTATTAGTTAGTCCTGGCCAAAGTAGTAAGGAAAACCTGACTAAATAATTAGAGAGGGAGAAACCGGATTTTCCAGTGGTTGTAATCCTAGGGGATGTTCAGAGAATACCCTTCAGATCCTCTAGCTTTAACACGGTGGTGAGCACGCACACCCTATGCTCAGTGGAGGACCCGGAGGCGATGGTGTCGGAAATCGAAAGAGTGATGAAGCCCAGCGGGAAGCTACTGGCGGTGGAAAGAGGAAGGATCTACTACGCGCCGCTGAGGAAACTGATGTAAGTTGAGTGCCTGGTGGCGTAATGCGAAATGAACGCAGGCAAGCCCTGAAAATATACCCGAACCCTGGAGTGCCCTGGAAAAACGGCTACTACGAGGACAGAGATCCCATGTAACCAGTTACTCATCACGGCTTAATTTAGGGCGCTGATTAAGACGAAGCTGGAAGTGTCCAAGTACGGAATCTCGGGATACGGGATAAACTACTCAGTAATCGCAAGGAAGGTGAACCGGGAGTTCACGGGCCTCACTGAGGAGCCGCAGATTCTCCCAGAGGCCAGAGTCTTTTACACGTACGTGCCGCTGAGGGATtgatttgtaaaatattgtacaagcGCTAACATTCATGTTCATGAGTACACGCGTACTTAAGGCGCAAGACAGTTGCGCTGCGTAAATCTATGGTACAACATTACTTGCTTCGTTGGTACTTCTCCATCAGGTATGAAAAGGCGGCAAAGCCAGCACATCCGCCAGCGGCTGCGAACGGTCCGTCTGAAAAGCGTTAACACTCATCACATTACTTTTGAGGCCGAGGAAGGCGCCGGTCGTGCATCCGGCGTACACGGAGTTACTGATGTCGGAGTTGGCCCTCTTCTAAAAAGCTGGGTGAAATGGTCAAAGTACCTTTTGGATGAGGCATTCGAACAGCGAATACATGAATCCGAGCTTTGCGAAGTTCTTAACGGTGGATTTGACGTAGGGCACGAAGCTCCGGTACTGCTTCACAAACTCCTGTTTCACCGAGAGGGGCTTATCCTCAACGCCCACACTCGTGTTCGACATGTTAATGCTGAACAGGAAGGTGCCAACGAGAGTGCCTAATGTGCATTTGTGTATCATGTGGCGTATACTAGAATACGAGTGACAAATATGTTCAAAGTAACAATAGTTAGGCGAAACGGGTACGAAGGGTAATATCTAGTATGGACAGAGTATGTTATCTAGCGTGCAACAGTATACCTAGGACTCCACTTCCAACCCCTATCATTGTGGCCCTGAGAAGACAACTCTCCTGGACACTCCTTTGTATTTTTGCGATTTTCTGTAGCTGTATGTCATTTTGGGTCAACCCAGGAACCAGAAACCGGTAATTGATGTATCTATCTGAAAGGAAAACGTTGCGATATAAATCGTCCATCGTGTGTAAGGTTTGCAGATGAACGGCGTAAATTTGGAAGTTATGTTTAGGTAGAAGGTGCAAATGTAGTACAAAAGGTTAGTTCAGAATAAAGAGGTTCAAAAAGCTAGCAAACTTAATTTACgattatgttacaaaaatGGTTGATaacacaaaaattaaatgtaaactCTGTGAATGTGAACATAAATGGATTACACAAACTTATTAATAAATGGTGATTGCGCGTGTTGTATGGAAGGCACGACATGAAAGGCCCGTGTACAcactttaaatttaaactatataaCTCGAgttaatgtttaattttttgcCGCGCGTTTATGGCGATGTAAATTGTGGGAAAATACTTGAGATGTTGTCGTACTTATCTTGGACACAGATGCTACGCCTCACAGTGTGTACTTTTTCCTCGAACTGGGCTAAAACGcttttattaatgtttatgaACTCAATCACActaaatatacacaacTGGCCTATGTTTGCCCactgtaaaaataattttgaaaatgtttaaaattcacAAAATGACCCATCGCAAAAGACTTTATATACTGGCCATATCGGTCTTTTTTCTAAATAGTGGCGCCGCGCTCTGTTCAACAGTGATGAATGACCAGAATACTCCATATTATAACAGGTTTAAAGACTACTATTCAGAGAATGTCAAGGAATCACAAATGGGCGGAATCGTGGACGAAAAGAGCTCTGAACCTAATTTTGACTACGATGTAGACCGACAGGATATATTTAGTCTACCGCAGCTTGTTTCCCAGGCGGAAACAGTCCATTCGAAGCTTAAATTGATCTTATCGGACTACTACTTTAGAATATATCGCGTAAATTTGGACTCAAAGTGCTCTTCGAGACCACGCTCAAACTCTTGCTCCTCACAAAAGAATTTCATAAGCCTAAACAAAGCAAACACACAGCAAAACAACACAGACAATCAAAACGGATCAAACTGTAACGGAAACGCCAGAGAAAACGGATCTGGAATACAAAAGTGTCACGTAGACCGTTGCAACTCAACAGATATAccatttaatataatgcACTCGAAAAAGGAGAATTATGTACTGCGATTCTCAGAAGGATTGGCGACCAAAAAGCTGCCAAACCTGGACTTCCCGGAGTTGTTCGGAAAGGGAGAATCCAGCCAAGAAAATTTTGTATACGTGGATTTACTGAGGAATCCGCCGTCGTACACAGGGTACAACGGGAGAGACGATTGGTGAGTTGAAATAACATGTAGTTATTGCAGAGCTATGAGATTAGCTGGAGATATAAAACACAAAGACGGACTTTAACGATGTTATAGGAAGGAGATACACACGGAGATTGGGAGGTTCGAAAACATATCGTGTAAGCAGAGCGCGCACATATATAAGCTTATTCTGGGGATGGAGGCGAACATAGAGGCGTTCTCGTCGCTGAACTACGAGTGCGTCAACCCAGTGGAGGCGTACGAAAAGCAGGTAGAGCTGCCGAGGTACCAGAGCAACTACCAGTTCTACGTCAACAAGCTTTCAAAGCGCCCGGACCGCATCGAGAACATCTACTACACCTACAAGTATGTCCTCGCGGCGATGGTGCACCTGGAGAGGTACCTCGCGTCGTACAACCTTAACCTGCAGCTGGTGAACAACCAGCTCTACCAGCACATGGACGACTTCATCAAGTACCTGAATAAGCAGAGCTGCACGACGAGCTGCGACTGCAGGTTCACGAGGCACGAGGGCTACCGCAAGCAGGAGGACGACGACTGCTGTAAAATAATCGACTCAAGGTAGGACAATGCAAGTACAGTTAGTAATTGTGGTAGCCAGGGCTGTGTTGGATTGCCAGCACagttataaaataatgctGTTGTGCACGCTAGATAGTGATCAGTAATAGTGGTAAATCAACAATGTTTAGCTGTGGCTCTGAGGTCTTGGAGAAGTTCGATCGAATCATTCAAATGGTTGAGTGCGTGGACTGTGAAAAATGTAGACTTCACGGAATGATAAAGGTCAGCACTCTGTTGATGGCGATTAAGGTTGGTTGTTACATGACTTGCTGAGTATTAGTCACATGACTTGCTAGTATTAGTTACATGACTTGCTTTGTGTTAGTTACATGACTTGCTGAGTATTAGTCACATGATTTGCTTTGTGTTAGCTAGTTACATAGCCTATTGGGCGTTAAATGATAAGTGTTAACATGGCATAACGGCACTTTTAGATACTGAGCACGCCTGCGGATAAGTTGAATGAGTTGGAACTGGACAGAAACGACCTCGTGGCCTTGCTGCACGGGTTCAACTACTTTACACAGTCGGTGCTGATAGTTCAGAAGTTCGAAAGGCACAAAAAGAGACAAATCATGCTGTATCCCCTTAGGTTCCTCCTGGGATTCCTGTTGGTCGTCATTGTACTATATAAAAGGGAAATTTTTTCATTGAGACATAAAAAGCAGTCCACCACCCCTGAAAAGGGAAAATAATGTAGTAATGTACTATACAaaagtatatgtgtgttattgTATTCGTTAAGGTGTGCACATTGGTATATGTGGGTGTGTATGTACAAGTTGCGTAAGTATATACATGTGTACAAGCATATATGTGCAAGTGTATAactatgtgtgtatatacgCAAGTGTATAAGCATATGTGTTCAAATGTATACGCGTGTATaagtatgtgtgtatgagcaagtgtgtatataggCATAAGTATAGCGTGAATACAAATCGACAAAGAACAGAAACGCGTATACAATCAGTATGGATATTAGTCGTATATCGCCACGCTGTCGCCGCGGTTGTTCGCAACAATTGCCCTCAGGTTGTTGTGCTGTGAAAAGGGGTTGACGCAGGTCATTGTGGGGTTTTTCAAACCCAAGGCCAGGCTCGACACCCTGTTCTTGAGACTCAAATCGTAGATGTAGAAGATGCTCTCGTGCAGTGTAGATGCGTCAGCTCGTGGGACTGCACAGCCGTTCGAGGCCGCAGGGCCCGCAACGGCGGTGAGGGAAATGTGGTCGCCGGGATCGCAGTAGGAGGAAAGAGGCACGTAGTCAATGTTCAGCTGCTTCATGAAGCTGTCGCACGAGCCCAGGGAGTTGAGCATCCTGATGTCCCAGAAGACCACGGGGTCCCGCGACTTAGAAACCACCTGGATGAAGTGGTTGCTTATGCCGCAGGAGAGCACCATCTTGTCGGTGGTGGGCTCGTACGACCATATGGGCGTGTTCGGAGTCCTGATGTCCCACAGGTTCAACTTGCCGTTCACCACGCAGCTGAGCAGGAGATCATTCTTGCAGCACAGGCACGTGAGCCCCGCCGACTCGTCAAATATCATCACCTCGTGCAGGCCGGTGCTCGTCAGCTGGAACCTGCGCACCGTCTCGTCGAGGCCGCCGGTCACCAGATACCCGTCCTCGTAGTCGATGCAGGTCACACTATCGTCGTGAAGTTGCTACAAATTCATTAGTGGGTTGTGTGATTGCCTTTTAAACAGCAAAGATGCGTATATAACTCATATTGTTGTGAGGCATAATACTACCAGTTGAGGTTATGGGTTAACAACTGTTACACAGTGGTTGTTGTGCACCAGCTACGCGTCAGTATGCGGTTAAACACACACAGAAATCAGTTACATAAATGCATAAACGCCTCGTAAACTGAAAATGGAACTTACGTATGTTGTAAAGTGTCTTCCCTTGTCCACGTTGGTTGACCCCCTTGGCATATAGCAGAAGTCGTCCTCGTACACACTCAGGTACTCGTTTTCCAGATCTTTGAGAGAGTCACCGCTGCCTACCAGGTCGTTTGAAATGATGGCGTAGTTGATCATGTGCAGGTAGCCGCACGTATCTGCCGTAAAGAGCGACTTGTTCACGCATATCCCGCATGTCAGGCTGTACTTGCTCACGTTCAGTACCTTGCTGTAACCTTTGCGTCTCTCTAACCCACTCTCCTCCAACTCATCGCTGTCATTATAACCATTCATTCCATTGCGGTAATAGGCCTTGTTGGAATAAGCATCGTCGCGATCGCCGTTTACTCCATTAGAAAGATTGTTGGCAGCCCTATCCTCCTCTCTGTTTTCACCATATCTATCGCCATCACCATCATCGTTGTAGTCCGAGAATTCCGTTGACACGGTGCCAGCTCTGAACTTCCTGAAGTGAATTACTCCTTGCGATGtcaagtagtagtagtagtcgCTCAGGAAACCCAGGTTTGTCACCTTGTCTACCCTCGGCAGCTCCATCACATTCAACTTATCCTTCGACACCAACTCCGATATTTCTCTCAGGTGTCCTGTTCCGTAGGTCGGCACTATTGTTCTATTAAGTCTAAACGAATCGCTTATTTCCAGTCCTCCCTTCGTGAACAGCTCCGAGTGTTTCTCCACGTAGATAAACCATGGTGCGCTGTTGTACGCGTCGTCGAAGTTAAACTCGTTGAAGACTATCTTCCTCGGGTGCGGCGTGTCGAACAGTATTATTGGCGACTGTCCAAACTCCCTCACTTGCACTGATATTGCCTGTGAATCCATTGTTCTCAGGAAATTTGATATTGCCGTCGACGGCTTCAGCTTTCCTGCGTGCACGCTTCCCAGGTACGTCAACGGGTGGTACGTGttattattcaaaataCTATTCTAAAACGCTTTGAATCATGCTTATTAACTTGTTCTAGATACAAACTTAATCAAATAACACAACACACACTAGTGCTACTATTATTGCCAATATTAATATTCCATATTCTATACTCCACACTGCTTAACTTACCTGGCCCGTCTGCTTGTACCCGAAGATCAGGTCTATCCAGTTCGTCAGGTTCTTAGACACGTACTCCGATTCCAGCGCCAGCCTCATTGTCTTCAGGAACTTACATGGGTTATTGTGTGCCCATTTCGGCAACTCCACATCGCCCAGTCTTCCGTCCTGCGTCGTTATGTTCAGTGTGTTCTTCAAGAACAGTTCGTTGTTCTCGTAAAATTCCGGTATTAGTTCAAAAAACGACGAATGTCCACTATAGGTATCTAAATGTTATCATTATTTCCAATTTGGCATTAGCGACAGTAGTAATGGCAATACTAATAGCAGTATCACCAGTggcaacaacaataacaatagcaaCAATACTAGCAGTGGAGTTCATACTTTGAAACGTCTCctgtatgtttttaaagGTGCGTGCTGCCGAGTCGAACCTTCCTCCGTACAGCCTCAGCTGGCACTCCGGCAAGAGCCTTATCAAGAAGAACACTATCAGCGCCGGCGTGGAGTAATGAGAGCCGTACAGGTAGTATCCCATGTTCCACAGCCCCTCCACGTTCTCCATTCTCTTCTGTGCCCCTTCTTGATGctgctccttctgcttGTTCGCCTTGTTCCCCTTGTTCACTGTGTGGGACCCCGACGCATTGCTCAACTGGTATAGGTTGTACATCCGTTTCTTTATTAGCTGCAGCCTCTCCTCGTTCAACGCTCCTATGGGCTTCGATAGATCTCTGAACACCTTCGGGTCGTTCAAATCCAGGTTCTGACTCGAGTAGTCGCTGAGTATCCATGGAAAGACCGGGTAGTGCGAAATGTCGTACCTGCTCCTCCCTGCTATGCAGTTCAAGAAGTCCAGGTACTGGAAGTTCGGCAAGAGTCCCATTCTCCACAACTCCGTCATTTCATTTCTGAACGCTCTCGACTCAATCGCGTAGAACGACCTATCACAACCGTGAGTTAATAACTATGCGCAGTTCTCCATATCTAATCTAACCACTAATCTTCAATTACGGGGTATTTACCTCGGTATCAGCGTTTTAAGCGTGCCAACCAACTTTTCTCTGTCCGATCCCAGGTTAAACTCCAGGTATATGCACCTGTACTGCTTGCGTGCTATGTTGtcgtccagctcctccggCAGCGATACCACTTCCAGTGCTGTTGAGCATTCTCCCGTAGTTGTCAGCCCTGAGTCCCTCTTGAACACGTGCAATATGTTGTCCAGGTTTATCCTCTTGTAGAGCTTCCTCGAGAAGTTGGGGCACGGCTGAAAGTATATTGCCTTGTCCGTCAACGCGCAGAATCCTCCGTGCCTGACCATTCTCTTCAACCTCCAACAGTATATCGACTCCTTCCCTCCGCCCAGGAGCAACTTTTCTCTATTCGGGATCAGGTTTGTGCTGAACCCTCGTTCTCTATAGTAGTTCATGCTCATGTTAAATATCTCTCTGTCCTTCAGCATATTATAACTCAGGTTGCCGTACAGGTTGTTAAAGTAAAACAGCTTCTTGTACTCCACCAACTGCTGCTTCTGAATTTCCTGGGTCGAGTACGTGAAGAGGAAGCAGTAGCAGGGGAAGTTGTTTATGTCCATATCGTTCCCATCTCTCGTCAGGCTGTTTTTCTCCTTGTTGAGTGGGTTTGGGCTTATTGCGGTCGAGGCGTCGCATGTGTACGTCGTGTACGGCGATATAAACCTCGATTTACCGTTGTATATCGACGTCGGTATTGACGTCACCTGTTTGCATGACACGAAAACTCCGCAGGGGTTCTTTGGGAACTCCGAGATCGTCGTGATGTGTTGAAActgcagcttcagcagcggcaTATCCAGCGCATCCGGCTCAAATATAAGGGATTTTGTGCCAACCCTTATTCTCCCCTTTCTACTCACTTGCACACTTGCCACGTTTTGGGGCTCCGTTGCCGACTCTAGGAACTTAGCCCAGTTTGAAAGGTTCGTTTCCGAAGGGAATAACGTAAACGAGTTACACGCTGCGTCCGTTACGTATTCTTCCCCCTCTTCCAATAGAACCAGGTCAAAACTTCTAACGGTTGACAAcattttgttgttttaagGGGAGGCTCAGTTTTAAAATCGTACTATTCCATTATGCTACAGTCTAAAAAAATCAGCGAATATTCTACACATCAAACGTCTGttttacaattaaaatagtggtttgaatttaatattattgtacactaatcttttttaaaaatattttacatttacaacatatatttactgaGTGTGTCGTGA
The sequence above is a segment of the Theileria orientalis strain Shintoku DNA, chromosome 3, complete genome genome. Coding sequences within it:
- a CDS encoding uncharacterized protein (ubiquitin domain containing protein), with protein sequence MSTELLNISFRLMTDRTFCLSMKSSLLISDVKVLIQTDSEIAPENQRLIFKGQLLKDEFTLKSYGVESGNTIHVVGRPIRPQETEPSGDNAQQSTGNDRGSGEGSEVVVDGQISTSGSRGIGVPVGLFMSPIYATISVSTPVSNGRDNSMEQVATQFFSGVVNTLLSSFNGTSTGQSSQRGTAQAEQPRDELVSELEKSTGILKRVTSTVSSLSRLASSSMSSGSSANNDSRTAPETTTTGDSVNVASENAENAADIFNSREASASDKVETAAERNAVQSGISRKSSLRNKKNDSQSRSKPNLVEVIDRSSSYSSSNGLVLDRGVSSRSSRFKLERRSNSAPEGYDGYAASLKRGSSNPSRSEEMKYEDYVYDNPSINQTKKEDKGEESDAFEARRGKVRLMDPELVTSKLPWDCLYKLEQHVYEMNYGYKVDYSDSVSYSRNGASGGTASRGGTFIRRPSFTRIEMSSPCYLADEPVSFNMSRSSSEGSEHQRRLIESDEPSSLDEFLGRLESLNARLNETINRYDSGDRTTQLDTYKHLSMVMAIQSRIYASMCAIFSWMHMQMIAPDLARNFSSRMGWNGSASGAQLTQSGPQNDQGGFSFTACSTYVPRDHENSAQNTHSSENSEEPRENSSADGATATPSAGAERQGTPFGQDQAGTGSHNA
- a CDS encoding uncharacterized protein (methyltransferase type 11 domain containing protein), giving the protein MVFKFLKLDRLSKSTVRTVAIAFGISNGIVFCYTYKTLRDNRPKFVDKGRPPESHRMAIFNNMASTYDSLFDKPLEANKVNKAKRVILKSAKGHVLDVASGTLNNLPFYKNLESLTAIDKSPNMCYEMRKKIGMFAIVLGPREKPDFPVVVILGDVQRIPFRSSSFNTVVSTHTLCSVEDPEAMVSEIERVMKPSGKLLAVERGRIYYAPLRKLMQALKIYPNPGVPWKNGYYEDRDPMALIKTKLEVSKYGISGYGINYSVIARKVNREFTGLTEEPQILPEARVFYTYVPLRD
- a CDS encoding mitochondrial import inner membrane translocase subunit, whose product is MDDLYRNVFLSDRYINYRFLVPGLTQNDIQLQKIAKIQRSVQESCLLRATMIGVGSGVLGTLVGTFLFSINMSNTSVGVEDKPLSVKQEFVKQYRSFVPYVKSTVKNFAKLGFMYSLFECLIQKKRANSDISNSVYAGCTTGAFLGLKNGPFAAAGGCAGFAAFSYLMEKYQRSK
- a CDS encoding uncharacterized protein (endoplasmic reticulum oxidoreductin 1 family protein), with product MTHRKRLYILAISVFFLNSGAALCSTVMNDQNTPYYNRFKDYYSENVKESQMGGIVDEKSSEPNFDYDVDRQDIFSLPQLVSQAETVHSKLKLILSDYYFRIYRVNLDSKCSSRPRSNSCSSQKNFISLNKANTQQNNTDNQNGSNCNGNARENGSGIQKCHVDRCNSTDIPFNIMHSKKENYVLRFSEGLATKKLPNLDFPELFGKGESSQENFVYVDLLRNPPSYTGYNGRDDWKEIHTEIGRFENISCKQSAHIYKLILGMEANIEAFSSLNYECVNPVEAYEKQVELPRYQSNYQFYVNKLSKRPDRIENIYYTYKYVLAAMVHLERYLASYNLNLQLVNNQLYQHMDDFIKYLNKQSCTTSCDCSNSGKSTMFSCGSEVLEKFDRIIQMVECVDCEKCRLHGMIKVSTLLMAIKILSTPADKLNELELDRNDLVALLHGFNYFTQSVLIVQKFERHKKRQIMLYPLRFLLGFLLVVIVLYKREIFSLRHKKQSTTPEKGK